Proteins from one Pseudomonas sp. KBS0710 genomic window:
- a CDS encoding DUF2878 domain-containing protein has product MLKPLANAVLFQCGWFACVLGGDSRWLWLAAAILVIHLLWTSSWSSESQVILAVTLLGTVIDTSLRTFGVFHFGFPGSLIPFWLIMLWALLATTLRHCLAWSAQPWWRASLLGAVGGPMSYYAGSQLAGVRFGYDTTLTLIGLALLWAILFPVMHWVARQLGH; this is encoded by the coding sequence GTGCTTAAACCGCTGGCCAATGCCGTGCTGTTCCAGTGCGGCTGGTTTGCCTGTGTGCTGGGCGGTGACAGCCGCTGGTTATGGCTCGCCGCCGCCATACTGGTTATCCATTTGCTGTGGACAAGTTCATGGTCGTCGGAAAGCCAAGTGATCCTCGCCGTTACGCTGCTGGGCACCGTGATTGACACCTCACTGCGTACCTTTGGGGTGTTTCACTTTGGTTTTCCAGGGTCGCTGATTCCCTTCTGGCTGATCATGCTCTGGGCACTGCTTGCCACCACGCTGCGCCATTGCCTGGCCTGGAGTGCACAACCCTGGTGGCGCGCCAGTCTGCTGGGCGCAGTGGGCGGGCCGATGTCTTACTACGCCGGCAGCCAATTGGCCGGTGTGCGCTTCGGCTACGATACGACGCTGACGTTGATCGGCCTGGCGCTGCTCTGGGCCATCCTGTTCCCGGTCATGCACTGGGTGGCGCGGCAGCTTGGGCACTGA